One window of the Eucalyptus grandis isolate ANBG69807.140 chromosome 6, ASM1654582v1, whole genome shotgun sequence genome contains the following:
- the LOC104449707 gene encoding probable calcium-binding protein CML23: MWKRSSTSSSSSSSFNSKSSSSSSSSSQAKPANSLGNVDQVRQVFAQYDKNGDGKISCDELREVLSALGSSPTTREEAQAAMAEIDKDGDGFIDLDEFAELILGGGEGGPECGTKELRDAFDLYDLDGNGVISASELHAVMKKLGQKCSLRDCRKMISSVDRDGDGDVNFEEFKKMMTAASNGASS, from the coding sequence ATGTGGAAGAGGTCCAGCAccagctccagctccagctccagctTCAATTCCAAATCCAGTtccagctccagctccagctcGCAGGCGAAGCCGGCGAACAGCCTGGGCAACGTCGACCAGGTACGGCAGGTGTTCGCCCAGTACGACAAGAACGGCGATGGCAAAATTTCCTGCGACGAGCTCCGCGAGGTGCTCTCCGCGCTCGGCTCCTCCCCCACGACCCGCGAGGAGGCCCAGGCCGCCATGGCCGAGATCGACAAGGACGGCGACGGGTTCATCGACCTCGACGAGTTCGCGGAGCTAATCCTCGGCGGCGGCGAAGGGGGCCCCGAGTGCGGGACCAAGGAGCTCAGGGACGCCTTCGACCTGTACGACCTCGACGGGAACGGGGTGATCTCGGCGAGCGAGCTGCACGCGGTGATGAAGAAGCTGGGGCAGAAGTGCAGTCTCAGGGACTGCAGGAAGATGATCAGCTCGGTCGATCGGGACGGGGACGGCGACGTCAACTTCGAGGAGTTCAAGAAGATGATGACGGCGGCGAGCAACGGGGCTTCGAGCTAA
- the LOC104449708 gene encoding transcription factor MYB1 has product MKGAIGVRKGAWTEEEDVLLKKCVEKYGEGNWHQVPCRAGLNRCRKSCRLRWLNYLKPNIKRGAFQEDEVDMIIRLHKLLGNRWSLIAGRLPGRTANDVKNYWNTHVAKKVDHHKSKEDNHPGKCATKVSVIRPRPWTFTKSSAWLKGKATLVASRAPPGDNPGQSSPIPSPTLLSRQDKDSAWWETLFTDSGADEELLTSGSGSEEWPDANSWPWESAMEERQKGWNELSFDANIWELLGVSPPAIT; this is encoded by the exons aTGAAGGGAGCAATAGGAGTGAGGAAAGGTGCATGGACTGAGGAAGAGGACGTGTTGCTGAAGAAGTGCGTGGAAAAATATGGTGAAGGAAATTGGCACCAAGTCCCTTGCAGAGCAG GGTTGAACAGGTGCAGGAAAAGTTGCAGGCTGAGGTGGTTGAACTATCTGAAGCCCAACATCAAGAGAGGGGCATTCCAAGAGGACGAGGTTGACATGATCATCAGGCTTCATAAGCTTCTTGGTAATCG ATGGTCACTGATTGCGGGGAGACTTCCGGGAAGAACCGCGAACGACGTGAAAAACTATTGGAACACCCATGTGGCTAAAAAGGTTGATCATCACAAGTCGAAGGAAGACAACCACCCCGGCAAATGCgccaccaaagtgagcgtcatCAGGCCTCGTCCTTGGACCTTCACGAAGAGCTCGGCATGGCTCAAGGGAAAAGCCACTCTGGTGGCTTCAAGGGCTCCACCTGGTGACAACCCGGGACAATCATCTCCAATACCATCTCCAACGTTGTTGTCTCGTCAGGACAAGGATAGCGCATGGTGGGAAACTCTGTTCACCGACAGTGGCGCCGACGAAGAACTCCTCACCTCAGGAAGTGGCTCAGAAGAATGGCCGGACGCGAATTCTTGGCCTTGGGAATCTGCCATGGAAGAGAGACAAAAAGGTTGGAACGAGCTCTCTTTCGATGCCAACATTTGGGAACTTCTTGGCGTGAGTCCTCCAGCCATTACCTAG